From Amycolatopsis sp. YIM 10, the proteins below share one genomic window:
- a CDS encoding MFS transporter, with the protein MTAHEHAPPRAGRREWLGLAALALPTLLIALDMNVLGLAVPALSADLKPTGTQLLWINDIYGFLIAGFLITMGSLGDRIGRRRLLLIGGAAFGVASAVAAFSTSAEMLIVARAVLGIAGATLMPSTMSLIRNLFHDPAQRTVAISVWMTSFTAGSALGPLLGAVLLENFWWGSVFLLGVPVMLLLLVVGPILLPESRNDGASGVDLASVALSLIGMLATVYGLKKFAEAGFGWLAAAAFAGGLLVLYAFVRRQRTLREPLLDLGLFGNRGFTASITVQTLAVFGVAGGFFFVAQYLQLVLGLSPLEAGLWTVPSTVAGVAGTMLAPAIVRRIRAPYVLGGGMMLAVAGFVLLTFTEPESGIAAVVTGFALLSFGFGPAMTVTTDLIMASAPPERTGAASALSETGSELGMALGIAILGSIGTAVYRIGVTEGTPDGIPPELATVAHDTLGGAVTVAAELPAGTAEQLLTVARTAFTDGFHVNSWISAVITAGLAVLAVVLLRHVRPDTSNTSDEEVRVSQ; encoded by the coding sequence ATGACCGCACATGAGCACGCACCCCCGAGGGCGGGCAGGCGGGAGTGGCTGGGACTGGCCGCGCTCGCCCTGCCCACCCTGCTGATCGCGCTGGACATGAACGTGCTGGGACTGGCCGTCCCGGCGCTGAGCGCGGACCTGAAACCGACCGGCACCCAACTGCTGTGGATCAACGACATCTACGGCTTCCTGATCGCCGGCTTCCTGATCACCATGGGCTCGCTGGGGGACCGGATCGGCAGGCGCCGCCTGCTGCTGATCGGCGGTGCCGCGTTCGGCGTGGCGTCGGCCGTGGCCGCCTTCTCCACCAGCGCGGAAATGCTGATCGTGGCTCGCGCGGTGCTCGGCATCGCCGGCGCGACCCTGATGCCCTCGACCATGTCGCTGATCCGCAACCTCTTCCACGACCCCGCCCAGCGCACCGTGGCCATCTCGGTGTGGATGACCAGCTTCACCGCGGGCAGCGCGCTCGGCCCGCTGCTCGGCGCCGTGCTGCTGGAGAACTTCTGGTGGGGCTCGGTGTTCCTGCTCGGCGTTCCGGTGATGCTGCTCCTGCTGGTGGTCGGGCCCATTCTCTTGCCGGAAAGCCGCAACGACGGGGCGAGCGGGGTCGACCTCGCCAGTGTCGCGCTGTCGCTGATCGGCATGCTGGCCACCGTCTACGGGCTGAAGAAGTTCGCCGAGGCCGGATTCGGCTGGCTCGCCGCGGCCGCGTTCGCCGGTGGGCTGCTGGTCCTCTACGCCTTCGTCCGGCGCCAGCGCACCCTGCGTGAACCGCTGCTGGACCTCGGGCTGTTCGGCAACCGCGGGTTCACCGCCTCGATCACCGTGCAGACGCTGGCCGTGTTCGGCGTCGCGGGCGGCTTCTTCTTCGTCGCCCAGTACCTGCAGCTGGTGCTCGGGCTTTCCCCGCTGGAAGCCGGACTGTGGACGGTTCCGTCCACAGTGGCCGGTGTCGCGGGCACCATGCTCGCCCCGGCCATCGTCCGCCGGATCCGGGCGCCGTACGTGCTCGGCGGCGGCATGATGCTCGCCGTGGCCGGGTTCGTGCTGCTCACCTTCACCGAACCCGAATCGGGGATCGCCGCCGTGGTCACCGGATTCGCGTTGCTGTCCTTCGGTTTCGGCCCGGCCATGACGGTCACCACCGACCTGATCATGGCCTCCGCGCCACCCGAGCGCACCGGCGCCGCATCCGCGCTCTCGGAGACCGGCAGCGAACTCGGCATGGCACTGGGCATCGCGATCCTCGGCAGCATCGGCACCGCCGTCTACCGGATCGGCGTCACCGAAGGCACCCCGGACGGCATCCCGCCCGAGCTGGCCACCGTCGCGCACGACACCCTCGGCGGCGCGGTCACCGTCGCCGCCGAACTACCGGCCGGCACCGCCGAACAGCTGCTCACCGTGGCCAGGACCGCGTTCACCGACGGCTTCCACGTCAACTCGTGGATCAGCGCCGTGATCACCGCCGGGCTGGCCGTGCTCGCCGTGGTCCTGCTCCGCCACGTCCGCCCCGACACCTCGAACACCAGCGACGAAGAAGTCCGTGTTTCCCAGTAA
- a CDS encoding SGNH/GDSL hydrolase family protein → MSKRLVAVGDSFTEGVGDEDAASPNGVRGWADRVAEVLAAADEEFRYANLAVRGKLLRPILAEQLEPALDLKPDLVTFYAGGNDLMRPKVDIDGLMVHYEKAVARLTAAGAVVVLFTGVDGVEDALFRKIRGRVAVYNEFVRGIAERHGALLVDMWSMRQLRDRRLWSADRLHLNSLGHREIAIAVLDVLGTAHTLESTRLGPAEAAPVRVRRRENLRWAREHALPWVGRRLRGESSGDNLPPKRPELRPY, encoded by the coding sequence GTGAGCAAGCGCTTAGTTGCAGTGGGAGACTCCTTCACCGAAGGAGTCGGGGACGAGGACGCCGCTTCGCCGAACGGGGTACGCGGCTGGGCCGACCGGGTCGCCGAGGTGCTGGCGGCCGCGGACGAGGAGTTCCGGTACGCGAACCTGGCGGTGCGCGGCAAGCTGCTGCGGCCGATCCTGGCCGAGCAGCTCGAACCGGCGCTGGACCTCAAGCCCGATCTGGTCACCTTCTACGCCGGCGGCAACGATCTGATGCGCCCCAAGGTGGACATCGATGGGCTGATGGTCCACTACGAGAAGGCGGTCGCCCGGCTGACCGCCGCCGGTGCGGTGGTGGTGCTGTTCACCGGGGTGGACGGGGTCGAGGACGCGTTGTTCCGCAAGATACGCGGGCGCGTGGCGGTCTACAACGAGTTCGTCCGGGGCATCGCCGAGCGCCACGGCGCACTGCTGGTGGACATGTGGTCGATGCGGCAGCTGCGCGACCGGCGGCTGTGGTCGGCCGACCGGCTGCACCTGAACTCGCTGGGGCACCGGGAGATCGCCATCGCGGTGCTCGACGTGCTCGGCACCGCGCACACCCTGGAGAGCACCCGGCTCGGCCCGGCCGAAGCGGCCCCGGTCCGGGTTCGCCGCCGGGAGAACCTGCGCTGGGCGCGCGAGCACGCGCTGCCGTGGGTGGGCAGGCGCCTGCGCGGTGAGTCCTCGGGGGACAACCTCCCGCCGAAACGCCCGGAACTCCGCCCCTACTGA
- a CDS encoding NfeD family protein — translation MAALIWFVAGLALIAAEVLSGDFVLLMLGLGGLLGAGSALITDNVYVQVAVFAVASVGLLGVVRPALKRRFLSGPDHKTNADALIGAQAVVLSTVDIQSGQVKLGGDVWSARCFTEGQVLEPGTRVTVVEISGATAVVSAEP, via the coding sequence ATGGCAGCACTCATCTGGTTCGTGGCCGGGTTGGCGCTCATCGCCGCGGAGGTACTGTCCGGGGATTTCGTGTTGCTGATGCTGGGGCTCGGGGGCCTGCTCGGCGCCGGATCGGCGCTGATCACCGACAACGTCTACGTCCAGGTCGCGGTGTTCGCGGTGGCCTCGGTCGGCCTGCTCGGCGTGGTCCGCCCCGCGCTCAAGCGGCGGTTCCTCTCCGGTCCGGACCACAAGACCAACGCCGACGCGCTGATCGGCGCCCAGGCCGTCGTTTTGTCCACTGTGGACATCCAGAGCGGCCAGGTGAAGCTGGGTGGGGACGTCTGGTCGGCCCGCTGCTTCACCGAGGGTCAGGTGCTCGAACCGGGGACCAGGGTGACCGTGGTCGAGATCTCCGGCGCCACGGCGGTCGTGTCGGCCGAACCGTGA
- a CDS encoding alpha/beta fold hydrolase produces the protein MKILLIPGLWLDGSAWDDVVPELIARGHRPVPLTLPGDTLADHLDAVLAALTEPALVVGHSAASTLAWLAADARPDLVAGVVFVGGFPAPDGRRYADFFPAVDGLVPFPGWEPFAGPDSADLDEAARQRFAGAAIPVPAGVTQAVVHLRDDRRYDVPATLVCPEFSAAEAREWVTAGDIPELAAAKNVTFADLDSGHWPMFTKPAELAALLAGAARERP, from the coding sequence ATGAAGATCTTGCTCATTCCCGGTCTGTGGCTCGACGGTTCGGCCTGGGACGACGTAGTGCCCGAACTCATCGCGCGCGGGCACCGCCCGGTGCCGCTCACGCTGCCCGGCGACACCCTGGCCGACCACCTCGACGCGGTACTGGCCGCGCTCACCGAGCCCGCGCTGGTCGTGGGACATTCGGCGGCGAGCACGCTCGCCTGGCTGGCCGCGGACGCCCGCCCGGACCTGGTGGCCGGGGTGGTGTTCGTCGGCGGCTTCCCCGCTCCCGACGGACGGCGCTACGCCGACTTCTTCCCCGCGGTCGACGGTCTGGTGCCCTTCCCCGGCTGGGAACCGTTCGCCGGCCCCGATTCCGCCGACCTGGACGAGGCCGCCAGGCAGCGGTTCGCCGGCGCCGCGATCCCCGTGCCCGCGGGGGTCACCCAGGCCGTGGTGCACCTGCGCGACGACCGGCGCTACGACGTACCGGCGACCTTGGTGTGCCCGGAATTCAGTGCGGCCGAGGCACGGGAATGGGTCACCGCCGGGGACATCCCGGAACTGGCCGCCGCCAAGAACGTGACCTTCGCCGACCTCGATTCCGGGCACTGGCCCATGTTCACCAAGCCCGCCGAACTCGCCGCGCTGCTCGCCGGGGCCGCTCGGGAACGCCCGTGA
- a CDS encoding NADPH-dependent FMN reductase: MSQLQIAVLTASVREGRFAPVVADWFTDQAARHPEITVDPVDLAEIPYPGEELSRRLNAADGVVVITPEYNHSFPGPLKIALDSIGGELRGKPVAFVSYGGLSGGLRAVEALRVVLAELHAVTVRETVSFHNAGAQFTPDGEPKDAKAVNDAAAVMLGQLVWWARALRTARATHAYGS, from the coding sequence ATGTCCCAGCTCCAGATCGCCGTGCTCACCGCGAGTGTCCGGGAAGGACGGTTCGCGCCGGTGGTCGCGGACTGGTTCACCGACCAGGCCGCCCGCCACCCCGAAATCACGGTCGACCCGGTCGATCTCGCGGAGATCCCGTACCCCGGTGAGGAACTGTCACGACGGCTGAACGCCGCCGACGGGGTCGTGGTGATCACGCCCGAGTACAACCACAGCTTCCCGGGCCCGCTGAAGATCGCGCTGGACTCCATCGGCGGCGAACTGCGCGGCAAGCCGGTCGCGTTCGTCAGCTACGGCGGGCTTTCCGGCGGCCTGCGCGCGGTCGAGGCCCTGCGCGTGGTGCTGGCCGAACTGCACGCGGTCACCGTGCGCGAGACGGTCAGCTTCCACAACGCCGGCGCGCAGTTCACCCCCGACGGCGAACCCAAGGACGCCAAGGCGGTCAACGACGCGGCCGCGGTCATGCTCGGCCAGCTCGTGTGGTGGGCGCGGGCCCTGCGCACCGCCCGCGCCACACACGCCTACGGCAGCTGA
- a CDS encoding TetR/AcrR family transcriptional regulator, giving the protein MNNTSEARSRLLATATRLFYTEGIHAVGIDRIVAEAKVTRATLYRHFPGKDDLIVSYLREADQAIRRDVDAAVARDLPAPETLMAIAEGIAGGIRSPGFRGCAFLNAAAEYPDPAHPVHQAVLAHRQWFSNAITEVLSRIGDAPAEPAARHFVLLRDGAMATGCLSDPAPICESFLHGVQDLLRLRQSGDGTMVR; this is encoded by the coding sequence ATGAACAACACCTCCGAAGCGCGGTCCCGCCTGCTCGCCACGGCGACCCGGCTCTTCTACACGGAGGGCATCCACGCCGTGGGCATCGACCGGATCGTGGCCGAGGCGAAGGTGACCCGCGCGACGCTGTACCGGCACTTCCCCGGTAAGGACGACTTGATCGTCAGCTACCTGCGCGAAGCCGACCAGGCCATCCGCCGCGACGTGGACGCCGCCGTGGCGCGCGACCTGCCCGCACCCGAGACGCTGATGGCCATCGCGGAAGGGATCGCGGGGGGCATCCGCTCCCCCGGCTTCCGGGGTTGCGCCTTCCTCAACGCCGCGGCGGAATACCCGGATCCGGCCCATCCCGTGCACCAGGCCGTGCTCGCCCATCGCCAGTGGTTCTCGAATGCGATCACCGAGGTGCTGTCCCGCATCGGGGACGCACCGGCCGAACCCGCCGCCCGGCACTTCGTCCTGCTGCGGGACGGCGCCATGGCGACCGGCTGCCTGTCCGATCCCGCACCGATCTGCGAGTCGTTCCTCCACGGGGTCCAAGACCTGCTCCGGCTCCGGCAGAGCGGGGATGGCACCATGGTCAGGTGA
- a CDS encoding TetR/AcrR family transcriptional regulator yields the protein MTVEHSGGGDPDRSLRLLWRDRHAEPEPARGRRPRLSLEAIVATAIRVADADGLAAASMHRVAKELGAGTMTLYSYVPAKDELIDLMVDEVLGEDPLPGPGEPRPEGWRAQIGLYSERTRQAYRRHPWLRQISMTRPALGPAIIHRQEYLLSTLAGIGLTHRQMAAAAASLATFVESNAAVEADTAYLERVTGQSADTWWHQRQVFWDDYFDQAANPTIVEVWEHDGFELGAQDAAAEAYDFGLNRLLDGIEALVSRQLP from the coding sequence GTGACGGTTGAACACAGTGGTGGTGGCGATCCGGACCGCAGCCTGCGGCTGCTCTGGCGGGATCGGCACGCCGAGCCCGAGCCGGCCAGGGGCCGCAGGCCGCGGCTGAGCCTGGAGGCCATCGTGGCCACGGCCATCCGGGTGGCCGACGCCGACGGGCTGGCCGCGGCGTCGATGCACCGGGTGGCCAAGGAGCTGGGCGCGGGCACGATGACGCTCTACTCCTACGTGCCCGCCAAGGACGAGCTGATCGACCTGATGGTCGACGAAGTCCTCGGCGAGGACCCCCTGCCCGGTCCCGGCGAGCCGCGGCCGGAGGGCTGGCGCGCGCAGATCGGGCTGTACTCCGAGCGCACGCGCCAGGCCTACCGGCGGCACCCGTGGCTGCGGCAGATCTCGATGACCCGCCCGGCGCTGGGGCCCGCCATCATCCACCGCCAGGAGTACCTGCTCTCCACGCTCGCCGGGATCGGGCTGACCCACCGGCAGATGGCCGCGGCCGCGGCGAGCCTCGCGACCTTCGTCGAGTCCAACGCCGCGGTCGAGGCCGACACCGCCTACCTGGAGCGGGTCACCGGGCAGAGCGCCGACACCTGGTGGCACCAGCGGCAGGTGTTCTGGGACGACTACTTCGACCAGGCCGCCAATCCGACCATCGTCGAGGTGTGGGAGCACGACGGGTTCGAACTCGGCGCCCAGGACGCCGCGGCCGAGGCCTACGACTTCGGCCTCAACCGCCTGCTCGACGGGATCGAGGCGCTGGTGTCCCGTCAGCTGCCGTAG
- a CDS encoding NAD(P)H-binding protein, with the protein MTILVTGATGSVGRLVVDELVALGAPVRALTVNPEKAALPEDVDVVTGYLGRPGTLPAALKGVDAVYLAPLPDTVVEFTELAREAGVGRVVALSGSNADEEEREGSSGAHYLKVERAVEAAGFDWTFLRPGVFANNTLGWADEIRASGTVSSAYPDAAQTPIDLRDIARVAAKVLTESGHTGRKITLSGPESITQAGQVAAIAAALGTEIRFHELTRAEHRQVWLDHGIPGEVADWLLDGFAEATEHPQVPEPGYRELMGEPGTTYQQWAIDNAGAFR; encoded by the coding sequence GTGACGATTCTGGTCACGGGCGCCACCGGCAGCGTCGGCCGCCTGGTCGTCGACGAGCTGGTGGCACTGGGGGCGCCGGTACGGGCGCTGACCGTGAACCCGGAGAAGGCGGCACTGCCGGAGGATGTCGACGTGGTCACCGGCTACCTCGGCCGTCCCGGGACGCTGCCCGCCGCGCTCAAGGGGGTCGACGCGGTGTACCTGGCGCCGCTGCCGGACACCGTGGTGGAGTTCACCGAACTGGCACGCGAGGCGGGCGTGGGCCGGGTCGTGGCGCTGTCGGGCAGCAACGCCGACGAAGAGGAACGCGAGGGCTCCAGCGGAGCGCACTACCTCAAGGTCGAGCGCGCGGTGGAGGCGGCGGGCTTCGACTGGACCTTCCTGCGGCCGGGGGTCTTCGCCAACAACACACTGGGCTGGGCCGACGAGATCCGCGCCAGTGGCACGGTCAGCTCGGCCTATCCCGACGCCGCGCAGACCCCGATCGACCTGCGTGACATCGCCAGGGTGGCGGCCAAGGTGCTCACCGAGAGCGGGCACACCGGCCGCAAGATCACCCTGTCCGGCCCGGAGTCGATCACCCAGGCCGGGCAGGTGGCCGCGATCGCCGCGGCACTTGGCACCGAGATCCGGTTCCACGAGCTGACCAGGGCCGAGCACCGGCAGGTCTGGCTCGACCACGGCATTCCCGGCGAGGTGGCCGACTGGCTGCTCGACGGGTTCGCCGAAGCCACCGAACACCCGCAGGTCCCCGAACCCGGTTACCGGGAACTCATGGGCGAACCGGGAACCACCTACCAGCAGTGGGCCATCGACAACGCCGGAGCGTTCCGCTGA
- a CDS encoding DUF3097 domain-containing protein has protein sequence MRSHSYNNDVLAGPRKRVIPEVPAEPGLVVEEPGGFCGAVVRLEHGTVVLEDRHGKHRVFPLSRAGFLLEGKPVTLVPAKSAPAKPAASASGSVKVAGLRARTARDSRIWVEGKHDAELVERVWGHDLRVEGVVVEPLDGVDVLADRIEEFGTGPGRNLGVLVDHLVPGSKESRLVEAIRDEHVLVTGHPYVDIWQAVKPASVGIRAWPVVPKGLPWKEGICAALGWGEPYEGWQRVLAGVRSYRDLETPLIGAVERLIDFVAPPPEG, from the coding sequence GTGCGCTCCCATTCCTATAACAACGACGTGCTCGCCGGGCCGCGCAAGCGGGTGATCCCGGAGGTCCCCGCCGAACCGGGGCTGGTGGTCGAGGAGCCGGGTGGCTTCTGCGGCGCGGTGGTCCGGCTCGAGCACGGCACCGTGGTGCTCGAAGACCGCCACGGCAAGCACCGCGTGTTCCCGCTCAGCCGCGCGGGTTTCCTGCTGGAGGGCAAACCGGTCACGCTGGTGCCCGCGAAGTCCGCGCCCGCCAAGCCCGCCGCCTCGGCCTCAGGTTCGGTCAAGGTCGCCGGGCTCCGGGCGCGCACCGCCCGTGATTCGCGCATCTGGGTCGAGGGCAAGCACGACGCCGAACTGGTCGAACGGGTCTGGGGACACGACCTGCGCGTCGAGGGCGTGGTGGTCGAACCACTGGACGGGGTCGACGTGCTGGCCGACCGGATCGAGGAGTTCGGCACCGGGCCGGGCCGGAATCTCGGTGTGCTGGTTGACCACCTGGTGCCCGGCAGCAAGGAATCCCGCCTGGTGGAAGCGATCCGGGACGAGCACGTGCTGGTCACCGGGCACCCCTATGTGGACATCTGGCAGGCGGTCAAGCCCGCCTCGGTCGGCATCCGCGCCTGGCCGGTGGTGCCGAAGGGCCTGCCGTGGAAGGAAGGCATCTGCGCCGCGCTGGGCTGGGGCGAGCCCTACGAGGGCTGGCAGCGGGTGCTCGCCGGCGTACGCAGTTACCGCGATCTGGAAACGCCGCTGATCGGTGCGGTGGAGCGGCTCATCGACTTCGTCGCGCCACCGCCGGAAGGGTGA
- a CDS encoding YafY family protein: MPTEPSPTARVLRALEILQSRAVVPAAELASRLGVTPRATRRYVEILREAGIPVDSVRGPHGGYRLGRRTRLPPVVFTEAEALGLVMAVLDGRPAAATAGDLVGDALGKVIRALPEGVGREAAALREHAAAAPDRYATSPDPLITSTLVGAVADRVRVMLTYRGERGEPWVSEVDPWAVVARHGRWYLLCHSHRAEATRTYRIDRVRAVERTARAFTPPEGLDPVVALEENLGTGWQFTTRVSFDAPIERVRQWARPPMGRLEPDGAGCVLVGSTRNPAMYAQEWLATAPFGFRVEGGPELRAAMAELAARCAAALTWAAPAEPDKS, encoded by the coding sequence GTGCCGACCGAACCGAGTCCCACCGCCCGGGTCCTGCGCGCGCTGGAAATCCTGCAGTCGCGTGCCGTGGTGCCCGCCGCGGAACTGGCGTCGCGGCTGGGCGTGACACCGCGCGCCACCCGCCGCTATGTCGAGATCCTGCGGGAGGCCGGGATCCCGGTCGATTCGGTGCGCGGCCCGCACGGCGGATACCGGCTCGGCCGCCGCACCCGGCTGCCGCCGGTGGTGTTCACCGAAGCCGAAGCGCTCGGCCTGGTGATGGCCGTGCTGGACGGCAGGCCGGCCGCGGCGACGGCCGGTGACCTGGTGGGCGACGCGCTGGGCAAGGTCATCCGGGCCCTGCCCGAAGGCGTCGGCCGGGAGGCGGCCGCGCTGCGCGAGCACGCCGCCGCCGCGCCGGACCGCTACGCCACCAGTCCGGACCCGCTGATCACCAGCACACTCGTCGGCGCGGTCGCCGACCGCGTCCGGGTGATGCTCACCTACCGCGGTGAGCGCGGCGAACCTTGGGTGTCCGAAGTGGACCCATGGGCGGTGGTCGCCCGGCACGGGCGCTGGTACCTGCTCTGCCACTCCCACCGCGCGGAAGCGACCCGCACCTACCGCATCGACCGCGTGCGCGCGGTCGAACGGACGGCCCGCGCCTTCACCCCGCCCGAAGGCCTGGACCCGGTGGTGGCGCTGGAGGAGAACCTGGGCACCGGCTGGCAGTTCACCACCCGGGTCTCCTTCGACGCGCCGATCGAGCGGGTGCGCCAGTGGGCCCGGCCGCCGATGGGCAGGCTCGAACCCGACGGTGCGGGCTGCGTGCTCGTCGGCAGCACCCGCAATCCGGCGATGTACGCCCAGGAATGGCTGGCCACCGCACCCTTCGGTTTCCGCGTCGAAGGCGGTCCCGAACTGCGGGCGGCCATGGCCGAACTCGCGGCCCGCTGCGCCGCCGCCCTGACCTGGGCCGCACCGGCCGAACCGGACAAAAGTTGA
- a CDS encoding SPFH domain-containing protein yields MSTAAIIVVAIVVLLVIVTVAKAIMVVPQAQSAVIERLGRFRTVASPGLNFLVPFLDKVRARIDLREQVVSFPPQPVITQDNLTVSIDTVVYFQVTDSRAAVYEISNYIVGVEQLTTTTLRNLVGGMSLEETLTSRDQINGQLRGVLDEATGRWGIRVARVELKAIDPPPSIQDSMEKQMRADREKRAMILTAEGQRESAIKTAEGQKQSQILAAEGAKQAAILAAEAERQSRILRAQGERAARYLQAQGQAKAIEKVFAAIKAGRPTPEVLAYQYLQTLPQMAQGDSNKVWMVPSDYGKALEGFARSLGAPGDDGVFRYEPPAYDEAERPSIDDEEVAAWFDTSTDPKVAEAVRAAEAVARQEVPSPLTAPRTTPPALAALRGDNEPPSEPEPTERQAPPAQLPQSPPQGGARPFPQAQPPYQQQPGQNPPSGPFPGQGPGNGPYSGPPRQQ; encoded by the coding sequence TTGTCAACCGCAGCGATAATCGTCGTCGCGATCGTCGTGCTGCTGGTGATCGTCACCGTCGCGAAGGCGATCATGGTGGTCCCGCAGGCACAATCCGCGGTGATCGAACGACTGGGCAGATTCCGCACCGTGGCCTCGCCCGGCCTGAACTTCCTGGTCCCGTTCCTGGACAAGGTGCGCGCCCGGATCGACCTGCGTGAACAGGTGGTCTCCTTCCCGCCGCAGCCGGTGATCACCCAGGACAACCTGACCGTGTCCATCGACACGGTGGTCTACTTCCAGGTCACCGACTCGCGCGCGGCGGTCTACGAGATCTCCAACTACATCGTCGGTGTCGAGCAGCTGACCACCACCACGCTGCGGAACCTGGTCGGTGGCATGAGCCTGGAAGAGACGCTGACCTCGCGCGACCAGATCAACGGCCAGCTGCGCGGCGTGCTCGACGAGGCTACCGGCCGGTGGGGCATCCGCGTGGCCCGCGTCGAGCTGAAGGCGATCGACCCTCCTCCGTCCATTCAGGACTCGATGGAGAAGCAGATGCGCGCCGACCGCGAGAAGCGCGCGATGATCCTGACCGCCGAAGGTCAGCGGGAATCGGCGATCAAGACCGCGGAAGGCCAGAAGCAGAGCCAGATCCTCGCCGCCGAAGGTGCCAAGCAGGCCGCGATCCTGGCCGCCGAGGCGGAACGGCAGTCGCGGATCCTGCGGGCGCAGGGTGAACGAGCCGCCCGCTACCTGCAGGCGCAGGGCCAGGCCAAGGCGATCGAGAAGGTGTTCGCCGCGATCAAGGCCGGGCGCCCGACCCCGGAAGTCCTTGCCTACCAGTACCTGCAGACCCTGCCGCAGATGGCGCAGGGCGACTCGAACAAGGTCTGGATGGTGCCCAGCGACTACGGCAAGGCGCTGGAAGGCTTCGCCCGCTCGCTCGGCGCACCCGGCGACGACGGTGTGTTCCGCTACGAGCCGCCCGCCTACGACGAGGCCGAGCGCCCCTCGATCGACGACGAAGAGGTGGCCGCCTGGTTCGACACCTCCACCGACCCGAAGGTCGCCGAAGCGGTCCGCGCCGCCGAAGCCGTGGCCCGGCAGGAAGTGCCGAGCCCGCTGACCGCGCCGCGCACCACCCCGCCGGCCCTGGCCGCCCTGCGCGGGGACAACGAGCCGCCGTCCGAGCCGGAGCCCACCGAGCGGCAGGCGCCGCCCGCGCAGCTGCCGCAGTCACCGCCGCAGGGCGGGGCGCGGCCGTTCCCGCAGGCGCAGCCGCCCTACCAGCAGCAGCCGGGGCAGAACCCGCCGAGCGGCCCGTTCCCCGGGCAGGGCCCCGGAAACGGCCCCTACTCGGGCCCGCCGCGACAGCAGTAG
- a CDS encoding CGNR zinc finger domain-containing protein translates to MHFNPYGGSAARVAAGLVNLGRAPAAELVAMMRSCGMTLRRLSAADASAVADWGDRLRPIFAESDVDKRVEMVNELLAASACRPFISRHDGLPAHLHYASEHSGAVRRLQAYTAGGLAHLLCEEPERLGTCAREGCDTVYVDTSRNGRRRFCTTKCATRVYVADHRDRQRAG, encoded by the coding sequence GTGCACTTCAACCCTTACGGCGGTTCGGCGGCCCGGGTGGCCGCCGGGCTGGTGAACCTGGGCCGCGCCCCGGCCGCCGAACTGGTGGCGATGATGCGCTCGTGCGGCATGACCCTGCGGCGGCTGAGCGCGGCCGACGCCTCGGCCGTGGCGGACTGGGGTGACCGCCTGCGCCCGATATTCGCCGAGTCCGATGTGGACAAACGGGTGGAGATGGTGAACGAGCTGCTCGCGGCGTCCGCGTGCCGCCCGTTCATCTCCCGCCATGACGGGCTTCCCGCGCACCTGCACTACGCGAGCGAGCACTCGGGCGCGGTCCGTCGGTTGCAGGCCTACACCGCCGGCGGGCTGGCGCACCTGCTCTGCGAGGAACCCGAGCGACTCGGCACCTGCGCCCGCGAAGGCTGCGACACTGTCTACGTGGACACCTCACGCAACGGGCGGCGCCGCTTCTGCACCACCAAATGCGCCACCCGCGTCTACGTCGCCGATCACCGCGATCGGCAGCGTGCCGGATGA
- a CDS encoding VOC family protein — MNRLDHVLLGVRDLDAARERLRREWGLGTVPGGSPAPGVTNAVVPLEPPVYLELVTATDPGAGEAAAGLAAATALGDRLFTWAIEPDDLDAHAARLGIEPMSGGGNTGRWRLLGEVEPERPFFIEYDVARADRLAGWQRAYAEAAHDCAPGGVTYLEIGGEGLPSWTGEVDVPLRLAGGPPRLAAVGIASARGEIILR, encoded by the coding sequence ATGAACCGTCTCGATCACGTCCTGCTCGGCGTGCGCGACCTCGACGCGGCGCGGGAGCGGCTGCGCCGCGAGTGGGGCCTGGGCACCGTGCCCGGCGGGTCACCGGCTCCCGGGGTCACCAACGCGGTGGTTCCGCTGGAGCCGCCGGTCTACCTGGAACTGGTCACCGCCACCGATCCCGGCGCCGGTGAGGCCGCCGCGGGCCTGGCGGCCGCGACGGCACTGGGCGATCGCCTGTTCACCTGGGCGATCGAGCCGGACGATCTCGACGCCCACGCCGCCCGGCTGGGCATCGAGCCGATGAGCGGCGGCGGGAACACCGGGCGCTGGCGGCTGCTCGGTGAGGTCGAGCCGGAGCGGCCGTTCTTCATCGAATACGACGTCGCCCGTGCCGATCGCCTCGCGGGCTGGCAACGCGCCTACGCCGAAGCGGCACACGACTGCGCACCCGGCGGGGTGACGTACCTGGAGATCGGCGGCGAAGGGTTACCGTCGTGGACGGGCGAGGTCGACGTGCCGTTGCGCCTGGCCGGTGGGCCGCCACGGCTCGCCGCGGTCGGGATCGCCAGCGCCCGGGGCGAGATCATCCTGCGGTGA